The Erigeron canadensis isolate Cc75 chromosome 1, C_canadensis_v1, whole genome shotgun sequence genome segment TTGATGAATGGAGCGGAGATACCATTTTGTGTATCCTGTTGTGTGATTTTTGACgtatttgtttatatgttttgttaattgTGTCTTAGAGTTTTGATTGTAGGACATGAAGGTTACGATGATTccgaaaaaaaaaatggttttatagatgtttttgttgaacctaTATTATTGAATGGCAATTTTGGTACAAAAATTAGTGGTGACTTTTCTTACATGATCATTCACTTTTGTCTGGTCGCAGTTGATGATCATCACTGACCTTCTCTTTGACAAATTAATTTCAACCCCTTACGCTATTTTTAAGGTATTACCATCCTTTTCCTTATAAAAAAATGCTTATCGTATGTACAATTGACCTATTAAGTGTGAACCGGTTCAAAGGAGGTAAACTTTTATGTGTCATAATAGGCAGACATGTTATTAATCTACCAAAATCTATAtgtttatcatcatcatcatcttattTGTCTGAAATGCTAGCATGAATGAGTAAAGATAGACTCTACTTTGAATTGAAATCCTGTCAACCGGTGTTTTCTTTCAATTTCTTGACTGACCATTTGCACAATCTTTTTGCTGATTACAATCTTTTTGTAAGTTTATGTATGATATTTAATTGGATTCTTAGTTTTGGGTATTGTATTAGTAATGGAGCCTGTGGAGTTGTTGATTCTGACTTTAATTTGTTTCTGCACTAGTTGTTGACCGTGTCTTCTTGTCTAAAAGCGCTGCACATCCTTTCTAAAGTTGACAACTCTGCATAcatgtattattttaatttaatacctACAAGTGCAAGTTTTTGTGGGATTGATTTTACTCTCCAGGCTTATGTGTTAGAGGGTATGTTTATACTGTATTCTGAATAGTGTGTGGCTGCTCAGTTTTTTCTTGATATTTATTTCATCAGAATTGAAATTAACTCTGTTGGAATATCTATTTTATCTCCATGTACTTGAAGTgtgatatattttgtttattagtGTTGATCTTGAAGCCCAACCTGACCATAGTGCTGTctgcttgtttcttttttcagAATTCTTTTTTCACCCTGAATCTGCTTTATGTTCACTCAAAtacactttatttatttataatcatGGCCCTTTTAATATTAATGGTGGTAGTAGAAAAATATTTATGCCTTTTTTTAGAAGTTGTTTAGTAAATAATAACTTTAGAAAGTGTCATGTTCGTTGCTTTAGAATATAAGTGCCCCAATATGTTTCTTCAACGTATAATCGTCATTTGACTATATGCTTAAGTTGAGTTTATTTatgtggtgtgtgtgtgtgtcataGGAGCTTTAAGTTAAAATGTGAAATGGACCAAGATTAAGGATAAGGTGTTGTTTTtctagtattatatattattgggACCCTTTCAacttcattttcaattttaagatGACATatttcaagctgaagttgaGAGAAAAAATTAcgagtaaataaaaataaagggcTGCATAAGGgcctccttttttttcttcttcaggATGTCTTTAACAGCGTATTTTATGTTGAAAATTAACATGGGTGGATCTCAACTTATGCACCTTAAAAGAGAGTGTATGTCCAAATTCAAAGTTGGAACATTTTATGTGatgttttatattaaattagagTATTTGATTTGTTACTTCTAGTTAAATGTCTCACTTTTTATTTGGGATGAAACTTATATGTTATTTTCAGCAGGTGATTTGTGAAAATGGCAGCAGCTGGTGGTGGATATACCATTGATGCAAGTACACTTGCCAGGCGACTAAAATCTTTGTATACCCATTGGCGGGAGCACAGAGACAAGTTTTGGGGATCTTGTAATGCATTTGCAGTAGCCACTCCACCCCCTTCTGATGATCTTCGTTATCTGAAGTCTTCAGCTCTCAACATTTGGTTGCTTGGTTATGAGTTTCCAGAAACTATAATGGTTTTCACAGACAAACAGATTCATTTCTTATGCAGCCAAAAGAAAGCAAAATTGCTTGATGTTGTCAAAAAGCCTGCTAAAGATGCAGCTGGTGTAGATGTTGTGATGCACGTGAAACAAAAAACTGATGACGGGTCGGACCAAATGGATACCATATTACGTGCCATTGAATCTCTTGATTCTCCTGTTTTTGGGCATATAGCAAGAGAGCTTCCTGAAGGAAAACTTTTAGAGAAATGGACTGAAAAAGTCAAGTCATCTGGCTTGCAACTTAGTGATATAACAAATGGATTAGCAGATCTCTTTGCTGTTAAAGAAACCGGTGAGCTTACAAATGTGAAGAAAGCTGCATACTTGACTGCATCTGCAATGAAACTGTTTGTTGTTCCAAAGCTTGAGCAGGTAATTGATGAGGAAAAGAAAGTTACTCATTCTTCTTTAATGGATGATACTGAAAAAGCTATTTTGGAGCCTACTAGAATAAAAGTGAAGCTGAAAGCTGATAATGTTGATATTTGCTACCCTCCTATTTTTCAAAGTGGTGGAAATTTTGATCTCAAACCCAGTGCTTCAAGCAACGATGATAATTTGTCTTATGATACTGCTAGTGTGATAATTTGTGCACTCGGGTCCCGTTACAATAGCTACTGCGCGAATGTGGCTAGGACTATTCTTATTGATTCAAATGCTACTCAAAGTAAGGCATACCAGGTTCTGCTGAAAGCCCATGAGGCTGCCATAGCTGCACTGAAGCCCGGCAACAAGGCTAGTGATGTTTACAAAGCTGCACTTGCAGTTGTTGCAAAAGAAGCTCCCGAGTTGACTGCAAATTTGACAAAAGCAGCTGGTACAGGAATTGGTCTTGAGTTTCGTGAGTCGTGCTTGACTCTTAATGAGAAAAATGAAAGAATCTTGAAAGTGGGTATGGTTTTAAATGTATCACTTGGGTTTCAAAACTTGCCAACAAATAGTAGCAAAACGAAGAGTCCAAGCTATGCACTTTTACTTGCGGATACTGTTATCATAACTACTGCTGGTAATGAGGTCGTGACTTCTTTGAGCACTAAAGCCTTTAAAGACGTTGCATACTCTTTCAATGATGCCGAGGGCGAGGGAGAAGATGAAAGACCACAAATCAGAGTCGAGTCTAAAGTTAATGAAGCTTTGTACTCTAAAGCCACTTTAAGGTCAGACAACAATGAAATGTCTAAAGAAGAGCTTAGAAGACAACATCAAGCCGAACTTGCTCGTCAGAAAAACGAAGAAACAGCTCAACGTCTTGCTGGCGGAAAAAGTGCTACTGGCGATGGaagatcttcatcaagatcttCAAATGATATAATTGCTTATAGAAACGTAAACGATGTTCCTCCAACTAGGGAACCGATGATTGTGGTTGACCAGAAGAACGAGTCGATTCTTATACCAATGTATGGGTGCATGGTGCCTTTCCATATTGCTACTGTGAAGACAGTTTCAAGTCAAGCTGATACAAGTCGAAACTGCTATATTCGAATAGTATTTAATGTTCCTGGAACACCATTTTCGTCACAGGATCCCAACTCACTCAAGAACCACACagatatatttttgaaagagGCCTCATTTCGGTCTAGTGACCCAAGGCATATTAGTGAAGTGGTTCAACAGATAAAAACACTTCGAAAAAATTTCAATTCTCGCGAGTCTGAAAGAGCTGAAAGAGCATCATTGGTTACTCAGGAGAAACTTGTGCTTGCAGGGAATAAGTTTAAACCAATCAGATTGACTGACCTTTGGATCCGTCCCACGTTTCCGGGTCGTGGAAGGAAGCTTCCGGGTACTCTGGAGGCTCATGATAACGGTTTTAGATACTCGACTTCAAGGTCAGATGAACGTGTGGATATTTTATTTGCTAATATTAAACATGCATTTTTTCAAGCAGCTGAGAAAGAAATGATTACTTTGCTTCACTTTCATCTTGACAACCATATTATGGTTggaaacaagaaaacaaaagatGTTCAATTTTATGTGGAGGTTATGGATGTTGTGCAAACACTTGGAGGTGCGAAAAGGTCTACTTATGACCCAGATGAGATTGAGGAAGAACAAAGAGAGCGGGACCGTAAAAACAAGATTAATATGGAATTTCAGAATTTTGTTAATCGGGTTAATGATCTGTGGGGACAACCGAAGTTCAAAGCATTTGACCTTGAGTTTGACCAGCCTTTAAGAGAGCTCGGGTTTCATGGTGTGCCTCATAAGGCTTCAGCTTTCATTGTTCCGACTTCTAGCTGTTTGGTTGAGCTCATTGAAACTCCATTTTTTGTGGTTACTTTGAGCGAGATTGAAATTGTGAACCTTGAAAGGGTCGGTCTCGGACAGAAGAATTTTGACATGGCAATTGTGTTTAAAGATTTCAAGCGTGACGTGCTTCGTATCGATTCAATTCCTTCTACGTCACTTGATGGTATTAAAGAGTGGCTTGACACAACTGACATAAAATACTATGAAAGTAGATTGAATATGAACTGGCGGGCTATATTGAAAACAATCACTGATGACCCGCAAAACTTCATTGATGAAGGAGGATGGGAGTTTTTGAATTTGGAAGTTAGTGATTCTGACTCTGATGCTTCACAGGAATCAGACCAGGGTTACGAACCATCTGATGTGGAGCCCGAGTCGGAGTCAGAAGATGACGGGTCTGACAGTGCATCATTGGTAGAATCTGATGAAGAATCCGAAGACGAAGATGACGAAGGATCTGATGAATCGGAAGGGAAGACATGGGATGAGTTGGAGAGGGAAGCAAGCAATGCTGACAGGGAGCATGGTGCCGAGTCAGACAGCGAAGAGGAGCGGAAAAGAAGGAAGATGAAGGCTTTTGGCAAGTCGCGTGCAGGTCCTAGCAGCAGTGCTCCAAAGCGTCCAAAGTTCAGAAGGTAAAATGCTAGTTTTTACGAGTTTAGAATAGCTGAAGTAATGTTAAGTTGTTTTGGGAACATGTTAGTTTGAAAAGCAGCAGAGTATTTTGTCTGTTAATTATTAAAGTTGAATCTGGTCAAGACTTATTTGCAAACCAACCACCTTTTGGTTTTCAAATGGTAATTCCATTTCCATCTATATATTATTTGGTGAGATgtgtttttgtcttttctttgATTGATGTCTAGGACATCATCTACATTTTGTGATACAACCATATTGAATTGGCATCGATCATTACCATGATTTTTATATGAAGTATCATCAAAATGTATATCCATTACCatcatttaaaactttattggCCAAGACGAGATAATGCATGCATTCAAAGTTATGTCCAGTGATCATATTAACATTACGAAAAAGCaatcaacttttataaaacaaaggCTGCAACAACCATTTGATTGGAGCTTGTTGACAGGAAACAAGATAGTAGCTTTGTTGTCAATGAGAATCTAATCGATGGCTATCCAATTAATGTGGTACGGGTTCCGTCCACTGCCTTTCTTTTTCGTTTGTCATCCTATTAATTATAATGCCCACAAGCAGCAAGAAACGTCATTGTTGAAAACTCAATCTACTCTTACATAAGATATCGATGGTAATATACTTTTATGAATATGTGATGCAATTATTAATgcaaaagtaattgatgtaaaaggggtagtgtaattattttaaggattgaAAGATGTATGTTGtatatagttttattaaaattattataactttatggatatgttaaatttaaaatatttaaattaatgaataaaaaatagtttaatcTGAGTTTATCAAGATTGTTTTGGAGAAATTTGAAGCaagaaaaatgttttataatttgtaagatagatatagatgtagatatatatatttgctaatTTGCATGTTACATATGTGGCCTAAAAGTAGTCTTTATCTTTGGTAACGGTAAGATTACATTTTAACCTCTCTCATACAAAAGAAGGTATTTAGGACCCAAAATTAATGGAAGACGACATTGGGTTTACTTACTTACATGTTACATATGTGGCCGGGACCAAACCGagataaataaaacaagtagaTTGATCAAATTGTTACATGATGAATTATGAATTAGACTTTAGTAAATGTTAAAGATCGATTTAATACGATATATGAACACCTACGCTAAAATACATACATGTAACCTGATACAAAATATAGTCATTATATATTCAACAAATTAAATCATCATACATAAAATATCATCGATATTTACAATTTATACTCTACGATGTGCTCAATAGTAACATCAATACCAGTTCCGCGTTTGCATATTAATTACCAGATTTTAACATAAGCATATGATACAAGTTCATACCCTATAAGTTCAATGTTAAATATTCCCTACAACAgaatcataaacaaaaaataagttATAGCCATAAGATCGGACCAGACAATATTAATGGGTGCTAGCTTAGCTATATCTTATCGATCAAACACGAACAAGTGCAAAGCAAAGTTGTTCCTGGTTAACACGAAACGACCAAACTTGAATCACCATACCTTCCTCCAATCCATTTGTATTCACAATATCATTCCACCCTGTTTTCAGCACATAGACTTCCTTATTCATGTTCCATCGTGTGAAATTCAGTGTCCATTCGCGCCTTTTGGGGTCAAACACAGGCACGCTTATATCTTTTCCGGCTCCAAGTTTCCTTTTCTCAAATTCCTTCAACATCCCACAATTATATACGTTTGCTGTGGGTATTAACAACCGGCCCTGGCTCTTGGTCACGTCTGACGTGGTAAGCTTCTTCTGGATCACCAACTTAAATCTTGAACCCCCAATacttgttacaaaataattcaTCAAATCCTTAATGCGACTTGGAAGTCGTGGGTAATTTTCTTCTTGACATACATTAATTGTGTTACTTGAATTTCCAAGTTCCGCAATATTATCCCCATTGTCGTTTAACTCCATTCTCACATCATCATGATCAACATTATCCTTGATCAGTGCCTCTGAACAGCTAGGGCTATCGATGTTTCTTAAATCTCTCGATTCCATATTATGATCAACATTATTACTATTAGAAACAATAACTAGGGCTGTTTTAGAAGATTGCGGTTTTGGTCTAAGAGAAAACATTGTAGTTTTTCCACCACactttagtttaatttttctACTTGGTGAGTATTCGGGTTTCTTGAAGTTATTATTAGTCCTTTCTGCAATCTCGCGTAACTTTGCACGCATGGTCTTGACAGTAGCTTCAGGGTCATCATCTTTAAAACCCATCAACGACAACAATGTCGCGATGTTCTTCCTGCATTTTCTTTCACTCGTTCTTGTGTTTTTCGCCATCGATATTATTATTAACAGGATTCTGGTCAGAAAAAAGGGTCAAACGACTATGTTGAAGGTCGATGAATTGATCGAAGGCACGTACGTACTGAGGGTTTTTTCTGTTAATTAGAGggaaatttaattaatttataaacttCATACCCAAGTTGATCGAATTGGGGAAAAAATAGGTTGCGTATATAATTTTAAGGACATTGCAAAATAAACTTATATggtgcataaaaaaaaattgtactttccatataaaaatttacccctaattttatgataagtgtacaactatttatttaatttttttttttgtaaaatgagtttcgattcagacgtgttaaAGAAAATTTTAAGGAGAGATATTCTGGACCTCAAACCCCTCTTTATGAAAATTTCCTTTGAGATCCAAAACTCTGAGACCAACTAAATAAATTAGACTTTTATAGCTATATAAGGAACGTGTAATTTATGCTATATTTTAggaaaatcaaaattattaatttgGTATCGTACCATAACAATGTAACATGGATTTGGACTAATGTGGTCATTAGCAACACAAGTTTAtcatacttttttgtttttgaaagaataaatagaaattcaaaattttaattcgCACTTATATATGGATGATGGTGAGTATGTGTCTATTCGAAAGTCAGAAAAAAatgtatctaccaataaactaaatcAGGATTGAAATGTCTTTGTAACAACAAGTGGTGTAATTCTTCATcgacaagtgtctttttaatttatttaccttattaaattagcttctttaattttatatagattcaattttcttattagacttagaattaaactttaactcttgacttataaatacaaaagacattataaccttatttgaatgatcattttctcattaatatttttttttctcaaattttcacttcttattacttatattacctATAATAATGTcattaacatgaaaacttcaaaaatttgaggtTACGATCCGAAAATCACAAAGCTATTTGTCGTTATCCGggtatgcttacaagtttcgattttgatgtgattgtgaCAATTTagggtaaatccaaaactctaactaaacatatattatatttatcataactGTTTATTGTAATTTACTTTAAATAATTGGTTTAATTCaatcacaatttatttcatactcacaaatcatgtatgaggcatattcaaatttttttatgatacaatatatatagctaccgtatatCGTACGAATATTaacactaatatatatatatatatattaatagtcTAACACACCTTCCATATTATGATTAGGACATTGTAGGATGCtgttactttatcaattttgataaatgcaatttttatttatttatttttagaggTTTATTTGAAATTTTCCCTTTACAAAtaacgaaaaaaaaaatataatatacataagaaatgcataaaattaatattttaaaaatcattgtacccgcacaatgcagcgACGATGGTGGTACCGGCGATGGAGTGAAGGGTGGTGGCGGAGTGACGGGTGGTggcggtgtggttattattataaaaataattaatgtaaaaggagtaatgtagttattttaggagttgatgttataaattatttcataaaGGGTATAAAGGTCTTTTCGCATGGGaacatttttatgagagagTGTGTGTTGAAAAGTGTTAGGAAAGAGAGTATAATAATTTTTGGGGGGTCAAGGAGTCATGTTCATGTAGTGTAAAATTTTAACGCTCCCAAATTACACCAATCACGTCTCTTCAACTCATTTTTACCCTTTCAACTCTCCCAACCAACCCTCCCAACCTATTTCATAGACATTTATCACtttttcaaccctcccaaatttttttattttctttttcatttaatttaatcaaatattttaataaaacataaaactataccattacattacattatacTACTAAAATAAGAATTACAGTAtaaatttagggtttaaatttaaacttttcaaaactaaaagaattataatataagtaaataaaatttcaGGGGCCTAATATGCAAATTTTAAACCTACTTTTGACTTTTACTTCATCTTCCCCAcccatgaaatatatatatatatcatacatatatacctgcgtgtattttatatatatactgctcaagatgattattctttttttatccCCAACGGATGGAAACCAACAAATAATATATGCATGTCTTGCAATGGTCAAAAAACTCCAGCCCACGCTCCTACCCTCGCATGGCTTAAAGCCCGTTCAAATTAACCCGTTGGCCAGCCCGCATTCGGTGGCGGTGTTCTTGAGCGGGCTGGGCCAACCCGTTGGGAGCCAGCCTTGACTCCACCAGGCCTTCTAAAGTAGTAGAGATGGTTAGGATAATCTTTTTTACTCAAAATAAAATCATCCTCTCAAGATAAATTTTTTGGCTTTGTCATTTATTGTGagttatttaaagaaaatactaaATAAAGCCTTCGAGGCtttattaattgtatataaacaagataaaagaaattatattttttttatattaaaaacacactctctaaatttattttaaatgtaaaattatttaatgtaaaaatgattaaagtttcgtttaacaaaaccctttaTCGATATaacgatttaaaaaaaaaaagttttgtattTACAAGTTtactcttgttttttttttttaactagctAGAAAGTTTTTATCAATCAACTAACATACCAAACAATATACcaaattatattgtttttatggAGACTTTCCAAAGATGTATTATTTAATCGAACCCCACTTCTACAAGGTTGGTTTCCAATTAAGTTCCTTGCATgcgtcctatatatatatatttatcctcGTTTTCGTtacttgattaattaattaccaCCTTCACCGTAATCCATCGATCGATCGATCATCATCATATAACGATGGCAGAAACCTCATCAAGATTAACAAACGAAAAAAGAGGCAGGAAGAACATCGCTACATTGTTGTCATTGATGGATTATCGTGACGATAATCCTGATTCCACTATCAAAACCATGCGCGAAAAACTAGTTGGGATGAATAGAGAAAAAGAACTCGTGGCTGCTCAAAACTTACCATGTTCATCAGCCACCATTCCAACCGGTCTAAACGCGTTTATAAGAAGCATAGGTGGGTCGGAGCCTGAGTTAATGATGTGGAAGCGCCTCAGTGACTCAGACGTTACTTGTAGTCAATGCCGGCTATTGATACCGCCCTCAACTCTAGCAAACAAGGATTTGGGTTTCTTGACAAGCGACGAGAAAAAGAGATTAAAAAGCAACGAAAACATAAGTGTGTGGGTGTTTGATCTTGAAAGGCGTAAACAATTAATGTCTTTT includes the following:
- the LOC122593816 gene encoding B3 domain-containing protein At1g32030-like yields the protein MAETSSRLTNEKRGRKNIATLLSLMDYRDDNPDSTIKTMREKLVGMNREKELVAAQNLPCSSATIPTGLNAFIRSIGGSEPELMMWKRLSDSDVTCSQCRLLIPPSTLANKDLGFLTSDEKKRLKSNENISVWVFDLERRKQLMSFKQWGKDKKLYALIKEWNKLVSINGLKADMNVQVWSFRVGFEQQLCFALVCTDR
- the LOC122600189 gene encoding FACT complex subunit SPT16-like; this encodes MAAAGGGYTIDASTLARRLKSLYTHWREHRDKFWGSCNAFAVATPPPSDDLRYLKSSALNIWLLGYEFPETIMVFTDKQIHFLCSQKKAKLLDVVKKPAKDAAGVDVVMHVKQKTDDGSDQMDTILRAIESLDSPVFGHIARELPEGKLLEKWTEKVKSSGLQLSDITNGLADLFAVKETGELTNVKKAAYLTASAMKLFVVPKLEQVIDEEKKVTHSSLMDDTEKAILEPTRIKVKLKADNVDICYPPIFQSGGNFDLKPSASSNDDNLSYDTASVIICALGSRYNSYCANVARTILIDSNATQSKAYQVLLKAHEAAIAALKPGNKASDVYKAALAVVAKEAPELTANLTKAAGTGIGLEFRESCLTLNEKNERILKVGMVLNVSLGFQNLPTNSSKTKSPSYALLLADTVIITTAGNEVVTSLSTKAFKDVAYSFNDAEGEGEDERPQIRVESKVNEALYSKATLRSDNNEMSKEELRRQHQAELARQKNEETAQRLAGGKSATGDGRSSSRSSNDIIAYRNVNDVPPTREPMIVVDQKNESILIPMYGCMVPFHIATVKTVSSQADTSRNCYIRIVFNVPGTPFSSQDPNSLKNHTDIFLKEASFRSSDPRHISEVVQQIKTLRKNFNSRESERAERASLVTQEKLVLAGNKFKPIRLTDLWIRPTFPGRGRKLPGTLEAHDNGFRYSTSRSDERVDILFANIKHAFFQAAEKEMITLLHFHLDNHIMVGNKKTKDVQFYVEVMDVVQTLGGAKRSTYDPDEIEEEQRERDRKNKINMEFQNFVNRVNDLWGQPKFKAFDLEFDQPLRELGFHGVPHKASAFIVPTSSCLVELIETPFFVVTLSEIEIVNLERVGLGQKNFDMAIVFKDFKRDVLRIDSIPSTSLDGIKEWLDTTDIKYYESRLNMNWRAILKTITDDPQNFIDEGGWEFLNLEVSDSDSDASQESDQGYEPSDVEPESESEDDGSDSASLVESDEESEDEDDEGSDESEGKTWDELEREASNADREHGAESDSEEERKRRKMKAFGKSRAGPSSSAPKRPKFRR
- the LOC122593809 gene encoding B3 domain-containing protein At2g31420-like, with the protein product MAKNTRTSERKCRKNIATLLSLMGFKDDDPEATVKTMRAKLREIAERTNNNFKKPEYSPSRKIKLKCGGKTTMFSLRPKPQSSKTALVIVSNSNNVDHNMESRDLRNIDSPSCSEALIKDNVDHDDVRMELNDNGDNIAELGNSSNTINVCQEENYPRLPSRIKDLMNYFVTSIGGSRFKLVIQKKLTTSDVTKSQGRLLIPTANVYNCGMLKEFEKRKLGAGKDISVPVFDPKRREWTLNFTRWNMNKEVYVLKTGWNDIVNTNGLEEGMVIQVWSFRVNQEQLCFALVRV